A single genomic interval of Helianthus annuus cultivar XRQ/B chromosome 6, HanXRQr2.0-SUNRISE, whole genome shotgun sequence harbors:
- the LOC110893992 gene encoding receptor-like protein kinase 5 produces the protein MSILPLPSLLLLLFLLPFHVIPQPTTTQNDQTTLLNLKHFWSNPPSLSHWNQSSDPCGWPEITCTTATITGIDLQDKNIHGTVPPFICDLKNLTYLDLNYNYFTGDFPTALYNCKNLQYLNLSLNFFVGRIPDDISRLSQELRYLDLYNNNFTGDIPVSISRLSKLLSLQLHMNLFNGSFPEEIGYLNDLEELNLAYNGFKPSRLPLAFTRLKKLRKFYMAEANLIGELPANLSSMIALELLDLSMNQINGSIPSDLFMLKNLTEVYLSKTNLAGEIPDSIEAVNMTMIDLSENKLTGKIPDGFGKLMSLTNMSLMMNQLSGEIPVGIGRLRSLRNIRIFTNNLSGPLPPDFGRYSNLDIFEVSINQLTGNLPENLCYNGKLIGLSVFDNSLSGEIPKSLENCNTLKNFQVYGNRFSGTIPDGLWKVSMLETVMMSDNSFSGELPQELAPNVSTLEISNNRFSGQIPTSISSWTSLRVFKASNNLLDGALPQDITALPNLETLLLDGNRFTGEIPATIVSWRSLNTLNLGRNQLTGQIPVGLGSLETLTVMDLSRNKLSGQIPSQLGRQLVFLNLSDNNLNGIIPSQLNNGAFDKSFLNNPGLCSDNPSLGIRSCSSRSKTGSSKNSVKFVAMIASIAVILLIMSVLITRYVIVYYQRKKYGLDTKWNFTAFQKLNFTESTILPRLTENNVIGRGGSGTVYRVPVNRSGDFVAVKKISSKKDLDQRLEKEFLAEVEILSMIRHSNIVKLMGCISCDNSKLLVYEYLENRSLDRWLHQKQAPSSRGLNGSVRHMVLDWPTRLRIALGAARGLCYMHHDCVPPVVHRDVKSSNVLLDNEFNAKIADFGLARILAKESELNTMSTVAGSFGYMAPEYAHTTKVNEKIDVYSFGVILLELTTGKEASNGSEHSSLAEWAWKHALGGAPIVDVLDNEFKNPVYLNEMASVFKLGLWCTSHLPANRPSMKEVCQMLLGCSMAARTGKNVGDVADHIPLLKLEDV, from the exons ATGTCAATACTACCCCTACCCTCTCTTCTCCTCCTCCTCTTCCTCCTGCCCTTTCATGTAAttccacaacccaccaccacccaaaatgACCAAACCACCCTTCTCAACCTTAAACACTTCTGGTCCAATCCACCCTCCCTCAGCCACTGGAACCAGTCCTCTGACCCCTGCGGCTGGCCGGAGATCACATGtaccaccgccaccatcaccgGAATCGACTTACAAGATAAAAACATCCACGGAACGGTTCCTCCGTTCATTTGTGACCTCAAAAACTTAACATATCTTGATCTGAATTACAACTATTTCACAGGAGACTTTCCGACGGCTCTCTACAACTGCAAAAATCTGCAATACCTTAATCTCTCACTAAACTTCTTCGTGGGACGGATCCCGGATGACATATCACGGTTATCCCAAGAGCTCCGGTACCTCGACCTGTATAACAATAACTTCACTGGTGATATTCCGGTCAGCATTTCAAGATTATCAAAGCTTTTGTCACTTCAACTACACATGAATCTTTTCAACGGTAGTTTTCCGGAGGAAATCGGTTATTTAAACGATCTTGAAGAATTAAACTTGGCCTATAATGGCTTTAAGCCATCAAGACTCCCCCTGGCTTTTACTCGGTTGAAAAAGCTTAGAAAGTTTTACATGGCGGAAGCGAACTTGATCGGTGAATTACCCGCAAATTTATCCAGCATGATCGCGCTCGAGCTGCTGGATTTGTCTATGAATCAGATCAATGGATCAATACCAAGTGATCTGTTCATGTTAAAGAATTTAACAGAAGTTTATCTTTCTAAGACTAATCTAGCAGGCGAGATTCCAGATTCAATCGAAGCAGTGAACATGACGATGATTGATCTCTCAGAAAATAAGTTGACTGGTAAAAtccccgatgggtttgggaagcTGATGAGTTTAACGAACATGAGCCTCATGATGAATCAGCTATCCGGTGAAATTCCAGTGGGTATCGGTCGCTTGCGTAGCTTGCGAAATATAAGAATTTTCACCAATAATTTATCTGGTCCATTGCCACCGGATTTTGGAAGGTACTCTAACCTGGATATATTCGAGGTCAGCATAAACCAGTTGACCGGAAACTTACCGGAAAATTTGTGTTACAATGGAAAGCTTATAGGTTTGAGTGTTTTCGATAACAGTCTTTCAGGCGAGATACCAAAATCCCTTGAAAACTGTAACACCTTGAAGAATTTTCAGGTTTACGGGAACAGATTTTCAGGAACAATCCCTGATGGGTTGTGGAAGGTTTCGATGTTAGAAACAGTGATGATGAGCGATAATTCATTTTCCGGTGAGCTTCCCCAAGAATTGGCGCCAAATGTATCAACACTTGAAATCAGTAATAACAGATTTTCCGGTCAAATTCCTACCAGCATATCGTCTTGGACAAGTCTTAGGGTTTTCAAAGCAAGTAATAATCTACTCGATGGTGCGTTACCGCAAGATATAACAGCACTTCCAAATTTAGAAACTTTGTTGCTGGATGGGAACCGGTTCACCGGAGAAATACCGGCAACTATAGTCTCTTGGAGGTCACTCAACACTCTAAACCTCGGTCGAAACCAACTCACCGGTCAGATTCCGGTGGGTCTCGGGTCGTTAGAAACTCTCACGGTAATGGATTTGTCGAGAAACAAACTTTCCGGTCAAATACCAAGTCAACTTGGCAGACAGCTCGTTTTTCTTAATCTTTCGGACAATAATCTAAACGGAATCATTCCAAGTCAGCTCAATAACGGAGCCTTTGATAAAAGCTTCTTGAACAATCCCGGCCTTTGTTCAGATAACCCGTCATTAGGGATTAGATCGTGCAGCTCCCGATCTAAAACTGGATCTAGCAAGAATTCAGTCAAGTTTGTGGCGATGATTGCAAGTATAGCGGTGATATTGTTGATCATGTCGGTACTAATAACCAGATATGTCATCGTTTATTACCAGAGAAAAAAGTATGGTTTGGATACAAAATGGAACTTCACTGCTTTCCAGAAATTAAACTTCACAGAATCCACAATCTTGCCTCGTTTGACGGAAAACAACGTGATCGGGCGCGGTGGTTCCGGGACGGTGTACCGGGTTCCTGTAAACAGATCAGGGGATTTCGTCGCGGTAAAGAAGATATCAAGCAAAAAGGACTTAGATCAAAGGCTTGAGAAAGAGTTCTTAGCAGAAGTCGAGATTCTAAGCATGATTCGCCACTCAAACATAGTTAAACTGATGGGTTGCATTTCATGTGACAACTCAAAGCTCCTTGTGTATGAGTACTTGGAAAACCGAAGTTTGGACCGTTGGTTGCACCAAAAGCAGGCTCCATCCAGCCGTGGGCTCAATGGTTCCGTGCGTCATATGGTGCTTGATTGGCCTACAAGGTTGCGGATAGCATTGGGGGCGGCTCGAGGTTTGTGTTATATGCACCACGATTGTGTGCCCCCGGTAGTTCACAGGGATGTGAAATCAAGCAACGTGCTCTTAGATAACGAATTCAATGCCAAGATAGCTGATTTCGGGTTAGCCAGGATCTTAGCCAAGGAAAGTGAACTCAACACGATGTCAACCGTAGCCGGTTCATTCGGATACATGGCTCCGG AATATGCTCACACGACCAAAGTAAATGAGAAGATCGACGTTTATAGCTTTGGAGTGATCTTGTTAGAATTGACAACGGGGAAAGAGGCCAGCAATGGCAGCGAGCATTCATCACTAGCCGAATGGGCTTGGAAACATGCTTTAGGCGGTGCACCAATAGTAGATGTTTTAGACAATGAATTTAAGAATCCTGTGTATTTGAATGAGATGGCTAGTGTGTTTAAACTCGGGCTATGGTGTACCAGTCACCTGCCAGCCAATAGACCCTCCATGAAGGAAGTATGCCAGATGCTGCTAGGTTGCAGCATGGCAGCCAGGACGGGGAAGAATGTTGGTGATGTGGCTGATCATATTCCCCTTCTCAAGCTCGAAGATGTCTAA